From Hydractinia symbiolongicarpus strain clone_291-10 chromosome 12, HSymV2.1, whole genome shotgun sequence, one genomic window encodes:
- the LOC130622776 gene encoding sorting nexin-4-like isoform X2 → MANYRKGDHSDGKKLYFPEGALLNQMEVAVVESERRKSEILKEPFVVYLVESRPLENTIGIEQGCALWRRYSEFELLRNYLMAIYPFIVMPPLPEKRINVAKFQLAADKFDPDFIERRRQGLECFLLRLASHPVVSQDPIFRGFLNQEDSWKESVASTQWQQKADSRFKSISASMSIKKPDERFDNIRSYSESLNTNISSLLKVQQRISHRQQLILKQHTEYGKLFSEWSAIEDELGDILQQAGHQMDTLSSQTETVLNEEEVAYIDQLKEYLYFTESLKAIVRKQHLRHYDLEKAEEALSIKSKQKDELAKEITALENGEEVPQSGFTLKSVSNMLFGQDSLEAKQEKMLTLEEQVRDAEQTMKMAENDVNVFVEKSLKDFDRFKKQKVRDVNEIMENYVKTQIKANRNGIQQWQAMKEYFMSM, encoded by the exons ATGGCGAACTACCGAAAAGGTGATCATTCGGATggaaaaaagttatattttccAGAAGGTGCTCTGTTAAATCAAATGGAGGTCGCTGTTGTTGAATCAGAAAGAAGGAAAAGTGAAATTCTCAAGGAGCCATTTGTTGTTTACCTTGTCGAATCGAG GCCATTGGAAAACACTATTGGTATTGAGCAAGGGTGTGCACTATGGAGACGATACAGTGAGTTTGAATTGCTGAGAAATTATTTGATGGCAATATATCCATTT aTTGTAATGCCACCATTACCAGAGAAACGA ATCAATGTAGCAAAATTTCAGCTTGCTGCTGACAAATTTGATCCCGATTTTATAGAACGCAGAAGACAAGGTCTTGAG TGTTTTCTTTTGAGACTTGCTTCACATCCTGTTGTTTCACAAGATCCAATATTTAGAGGTTTCCTGAATCAG GAAGACAGCTGGAAAGAAAGTGTAGCATCAACACAATGGCAACAAAag GCTGATAGTCGCTTTAAAAGTATCAGTGCTTCAATGAGCATAAAAAAGCCAGATGA GCGGTTTGACAACATTAGAAGTTATAGTGAAAGCTTGAATACAAATATAAGTTCATTACTGAAAGTTCAACAG aGAATTTCACACAGACAACAGTTGATACTGAAACAACACACAGAATATGGAAAACTTTTTAG TGAATGGAGTGCAATTGAAGACGAACTTGGTGATATTTTACAACAAGCTGGCCATCAAATGGACAC ACTGAGTAGTCAAACAGAGACTGTTTTAAATGAGGAGGAAGTTGCATACATTGATCAGTTGAAAGAGTATTTATATTTCACTGAATCATTGAA agcGATTGTTCGAAAGCAACATCTGAGACACTATGATTTAGAAAAAGCTGAAGAGGCCTTGTcaatcaaaagtaaacaaaaagatGAACTAGCTAAAGAAATTACTGCTCTAGAG AATGGTGAAGAGGTACCACAATCTGGCTTCACATTGAAATCAGTATCCAACATGTTATTTGGACAAGACTCGCTTGAAGCGAAACAGGAGAAAATGTTGACTTTAGAAGAGCAAGTCCGAGATGCAGAGCAAACAATGAAGATGGCGGAAAATGATGTCAA TGTGTTTGTGGAAAAATCATTAAAAGATTTTGACAGGTTTAAGAAACAAAAAGTTCGAGATGTAAACGAAATAATGGAAAATTATGTCAAAACACAAATTAAAGCAAATAGAAAC GGTATACAGCAGTGGCAAGCTATGAAAGAATATTTCATGTCGATGTAA
- the LOC130622776 gene encoding sorting nexin-4-like isoform X1 produces MANYRKGDHSDGKKLYFPEGALLNQMEVAVVESERRKSEILKEPFVVYLVESRPLENTIGIEQGCALWRRYSEFELLRNYLMAIYPFIVMPPLPEKRPFYFQINVAKFQLAADKFDPDFIERRRQGLECFLLRLASHPVVSQDPIFRGFLNQEDSWKESVASTQWQQKADSRFKSISASMSIKKPDERFDNIRSYSESLNTNISSLLKVQQRISHRQQLILKQHTEYGKLFSEWSAIEDELGDILQQAGHQMDTLSSQTETVLNEEEVAYIDQLKEYLYFTESLKAIVRKQHLRHYDLEKAEEALSIKSKQKDELAKEITALENGEEVPQSGFTLKSVSNMLFGQDSLEAKQEKMLTLEEQVRDAEQTMKMAENDVNVFVEKSLKDFDRFKKQKVRDVNEIMENYVKTQIKANRNGIQQWQAMKEYFMSM; encoded by the exons ATGGCGAACTACCGAAAAGGTGATCATTCGGATggaaaaaagttatattttccAGAAGGTGCTCTGTTAAATCAAATGGAGGTCGCTGTTGTTGAATCAGAAAGAAGGAAAAGTGAAATTCTCAAGGAGCCATTTGTTGTTTACCTTGTCGAATCGAG GCCATTGGAAAACACTATTGGTATTGAGCAAGGGTGTGCACTATGGAGACGATACAGTGAGTTTGAATTGCTGAGAAATTATTTGATGGCAATATATCCATTT aTTGTAATGCCACCATTACCAGAGAAACGA CCATTCTATTTTCAGATCAATGTAGCAAAATTTCAGCTTGCTGCTGACAAATTTGATCCCGATTTTATAGAACGCAGAAGACAAGGTCTTGAG TGTTTTCTTTTGAGACTTGCTTCACATCCTGTTGTTTCACAAGATCCAATATTTAGAGGTTTCCTGAATCAG GAAGACAGCTGGAAAGAAAGTGTAGCATCAACACAATGGCAACAAAag GCTGATAGTCGCTTTAAAAGTATCAGTGCTTCAATGAGCATAAAAAAGCCAGATGA GCGGTTTGACAACATTAGAAGTTATAGTGAAAGCTTGAATACAAATATAAGTTCATTACTGAAAGTTCAACAG aGAATTTCACACAGACAACAGTTGATACTGAAACAACACACAGAATATGGAAAACTTTTTAG TGAATGGAGTGCAATTGAAGACGAACTTGGTGATATTTTACAACAAGCTGGCCATCAAATGGACAC ACTGAGTAGTCAAACAGAGACTGTTTTAAATGAGGAGGAAGTTGCATACATTGATCAGTTGAAAGAGTATTTATATTTCACTGAATCATTGAA agcGATTGTTCGAAAGCAACATCTGAGACACTATGATTTAGAAAAAGCTGAAGAGGCCTTGTcaatcaaaagtaaacaaaaagatGAACTAGCTAAAGAAATTACTGCTCTAGAG AATGGTGAAGAGGTACCACAATCTGGCTTCACATTGAAATCAGTATCCAACATGTTATTTGGACAAGACTCGCTTGAAGCGAAACAGGAGAAAATGTTGACTTTAGAAGAGCAAGTCCGAGATGCAGAGCAAACAATGAAGATGGCGGAAAATGATGTCAA TGTGTTTGTGGAAAAATCATTAAAAGATTTTGACAGGTTTAAGAAACAAAAAGTTCGAGATGTAAACGAAATAATGGAAAATTATGTCAAAACACAAATTAAAGCAAATAGAAAC GGTATACAGCAGTGGCAAGCTATGAAAGAATATTTCATGTCGATGTAA